From the genome of Perca flavescens isolate YP-PL-M2 chromosome 1, PFLA_1.0, whole genome shotgun sequence, one region includes:
- the coro2ba gene encoding coronin-2B isoform X1 — MTVTKMSWRPTYRSSKFRNVYGKVGNREHCFDGVPITKNVHDNHFCAVNSTFLAVVTESAGGGSFIVIPVSQCGRLDSHYPKVCGHQGNVLDIKWNPFFENIIASCSEDTSVRIWEIPEGGLRRNMTEAVLELYGHSRRVGVIEWHPTSSAILFSAGYDYKVLIWNLEIGEPVKMIDCHTDVILSMSFNTDGSLLATSCKDKKLRVIEPRSGAVLQQASCKNHRVNRVVFLGNMKRLLTTGFSRWNTRQIALWDQEDLSMPIMEEDIDGLSGLLFPFYDADTHMLYLAGKGDGNIRYFEITTEKPFLQYLMEFRSPAPQKGLGVMPKHGLDVGACEVYRFYKLVTLKGLIEPISMIVPRRSDTYQEDLYPMTAGTEPALSASEWLSGINRDPVLISLKEGYQRPNQLVFKAPVKEKKSVVVNGIDLLENVPPRTENELLRMFFRQQDELRRLKEELTTKDVRIRQLELELNNLKNVSPNNV; from the exons ATGTCATGGCGTCCGACCTACCGAAGCTCCAAGTTTCGAAATGTCTACGGAAAAGTGGGCAACCGGGAACACTGCTTCGACGGTGTCCCCATTACCAAGAACGTCCATGACAACCACTTCTGTGCCGTCAACTCCACATTCCTGGCAGTTGTCACTGAGAGTGCCGGCGGGGGCTCTTTCATTGTTATACCTGTTTCCCAG TGTGGCCGCCTGGACTCTCATTACCCAAAAGTGTGCGGCCACCAAGGCAATGTACTGGATATCAAGTGGAATCCCTTCTTTGAAAACATCATAGCATCCTGCTCTGAGGACACCTCG GTGCGAATATGGGAGATCCCAGAGGGCGGTTTGAGGCGCAACATGACGGAGGCGGTGCTGGAGCTGTACGGCCACAGCAGACGGGTGGGTGTGATCGAGTGGCACCCCACCAGCAGCGCCATCCTCTTCAGCGCTGGCTACGATTACAAG GTCCTGATCTGGAACCTGGAGATCGGAGAGCCGGTGAAAATGATCGACTGCCACACTGACGTCATTCTCAGCATGTCCTTCAACACAGACGGCAGCCTGCTGGCCACCAGCTGCAAAGACAAGAAGCTGCGTGTCATTGAGCCGCGCTCCGGGGCAGTCCTTCAG CAAGCCAGCTGTAAGAACCACCGTGTAAACCGAGTGGTGTTCCTGGGCAACATGAAGCGGCTGCTCACCACGGGGTTTTCACGCTGGAACACCCGGCAGATCGCTCTCTGGGACCAG GAGGATTTGTCCATGCCAATTATGGAGGAGGACATAGACGGCCTCTCAGGATTGTTGTTTCCCTTCTATGATGCTGACACACACATGTTGTACCTGGCAGGCAAG GGGGACGGCAACATCCGTTACTTTGAGATTACCACTGAGAAGCCGTTCTTACAATACCTAATGGAGTTCAGGTCCCCGGCCCCACAGAAAGGACTCG GTGTGATGCCAAAGCACGGGCTGGATGTGGGAGCTTGCGAGGTGTACCGCTTCTACAAGCTCGTCACCCTGAAGGGTTTGATCGAGCCCATTTCGATGATTGTGCCAAGAAGG TCCGACACATACCAGGAGGACCTCTACCCCATGACAGCAGGAACTGAACCTGCGCTGTCCGCCAGTGAATGGCTGAGCGGCATTAATAGAG ACCCAGTCTTGATATCCCTAAAGGAGGGCTACCAACGGCCAAACCAGTTAGTGTTCAAAGCCCCAGTGAAGGAAAAGAAGAGTGTAGTAGTGAATGGGATCGATCTGCTGGAGAACGTACCGCCCAGGACAGAGAACGAG CTTCTTCGGATGTTCTTCCGGCAGCAGGATGAATTGCGGCGGCTGAAGGAGGAGCTGACCACCAAGGACGTGCGAATACGCCAGCTGGAGCTGGAGCTCAACAACCTGAAGAACGTTAGCCCCAACAACGTCTGA
- the coro2ba gene encoding coronin-2B isoform X2 produces the protein MSWRPTYRSSKFRNVYGKVGNREHCFDGVPITKNVHDNHFCAVNSTFLAVVTESAGGGSFIVIPVSQCGRLDSHYPKVCGHQGNVLDIKWNPFFENIIASCSEDTSVRIWEIPEGGLRRNMTEAVLELYGHSRRVGVIEWHPTSSAILFSAGYDYKVLIWNLEIGEPVKMIDCHTDVILSMSFNTDGSLLATSCKDKKLRVIEPRSGAVLQQASCKNHRVNRVVFLGNMKRLLTTGFSRWNTRQIALWDQEDLSMPIMEEDIDGLSGLLFPFYDADTHMLYLAGKGDGNIRYFEITTEKPFLQYLMEFRSPAPQKGLGVMPKHGLDVGACEVYRFYKLVTLKGLIEPISMIVPRRSDTYQEDLYPMTAGTEPALSASEWLSGINRDPVLISLKEGYQRPNQLVFKAPVKEKKSVVVNGIDLLENVPPRTENELLRMFFRQQDELRRLKEELTTKDVRIRQLELELNNLKNVSPNNV, from the exons ATGTCATGGCGTCCGACCTACCGAAGCTCCAAGTTTCGAAATGTCTACGGAAAAGTGGGCAACCGGGAACACTGCTTCGACGGTGTCCCCATTACCAAGAACGTCCATGACAACCACTTCTGTGCCGTCAACTCCACATTCCTGGCAGTTGTCACTGAGAGTGCCGGCGGGGGCTCTTTCATTGTTATACCTGTTTCCCAG TGTGGCCGCCTGGACTCTCATTACCCAAAAGTGTGCGGCCACCAAGGCAATGTACTGGATATCAAGTGGAATCCCTTCTTTGAAAACATCATAGCATCCTGCTCTGAGGACACCTCG GTGCGAATATGGGAGATCCCAGAGGGCGGTTTGAGGCGCAACATGACGGAGGCGGTGCTGGAGCTGTACGGCCACAGCAGACGGGTGGGTGTGATCGAGTGGCACCCCACCAGCAGCGCCATCCTCTTCAGCGCTGGCTACGATTACAAG GTCCTGATCTGGAACCTGGAGATCGGAGAGCCGGTGAAAATGATCGACTGCCACACTGACGTCATTCTCAGCATGTCCTTCAACACAGACGGCAGCCTGCTGGCCACCAGCTGCAAAGACAAGAAGCTGCGTGTCATTGAGCCGCGCTCCGGGGCAGTCCTTCAG CAAGCCAGCTGTAAGAACCACCGTGTAAACCGAGTGGTGTTCCTGGGCAACATGAAGCGGCTGCTCACCACGGGGTTTTCACGCTGGAACACCCGGCAGATCGCTCTCTGGGACCAG GAGGATTTGTCCATGCCAATTATGGAGGAGGACATAGACGGCCTCTCAGGATTGTTGTTTCCCTTCTATGATGCTGACACACACATGTTGTACCTGGCAGGCAAG GGGGACGGCAACATCCGTTACTTTGAGATTACCACTGAGAAGCCGTTCTTACAATACCTAATGGAGTTCAGGTCCCCGGCCCCACAGAAAGGACTCG GTGTGATGCCAAAGCACGGGCTGGATGTGGGAGCTTGCGAGGTGTACCGCTTCTACAAGCTCGTCACCCTGAAGGGTTTGATCGAGCCCATTTCGATGATTGTGCCAAGAAGG TCCGACACATACCAGGAGGACCTCTACCCCATGACAGCAGGAACTGAACCTGCGCTGTCCGCCAGTGAATGGCTGAGCGGCATTAATAGAG ACCCAGTCTTGATATCCCTAAAGGAGGGCTACCAACGGCCAAACCAGTTAGTGTTCAAAGCCCCAGTGAAGGAAAAGAAGAGTGTAGTAGTGAATGGGATCGATCTGCTGGAGAACGTACCGCCCAGGACAGAGAACGAG CTTCTTCGGATGTTCTTCCGGCAGCAGGATGAATTGCGGCGGCTGAAGGAGGAGCTGACCACCAAGGACGTGCGAATACGCCAGCTGGAGCTGGAGCTCAACAACCTGAAGAACGTTAGCCCCAACAACGTCTGA